Proteins encoded in a region of the Clostridium beijerinckii genome:
- the fliI gene encoding flagellar protein export ATPase FliI yields the protein MLDLDLDFDKLIKKASDTSTIYSEGVVKKVIGLTIEVQGIKAFVGELCIIYNEKNVPVNCEVVGFRDEFVILMPLDELIGISPGCRVVPQRKPLSVKCSDKLLGHIIDGLGNPLDCDSISMDGEEYSLENDAPDPLKRKRIKEIMPTGVRAIDGFLTCGDGQRIGIFAGSGVGKSTTLGMIAREAKADVNVISLIGERGREVLEFIEKDLGPEGMKKSVVVCATSDKPALIRLKGALTATAIAEYFRDKGKKVILMMDSVTRFAMAQREVGLAIGEPPATKGYTPSVFAKLPKLMERSGTSIDGSITAFYTVLVDGDDFNEPIADAVRGILDGHIVLSRALAHKNHYPAIDILNSVSRLMNTIAPKEHKEAASMARDLLATYKDSEDLINIGAYVKGSNKKIDMAINYNEALNDFLCQGIDEKTSFEGTQNSLISMFK from the coding sequence ATGCTGGATTTAGACTTGGATTTCGATAAACTTATTAAAAAAGCAAGTGATACTTCAACAATATATAGTGAAGGCGTTGTTAAGAAAGTAATAGGACTTACTATTGAAGTACAAGGCATTAAGGCTTTTGTAGGTGAACTTTGCATAATATATAATGAGAAAAATGTTCCAGTAAATTGTGAAGTTGTTGGCTTTAGAGATGAATTTGTAATATTAATGCCTCTTGATGAGCTTATAGGAATTTCACCTGGATGTAGAGTTGTACCACAACGTAAGCCGCTAAGTGTAAAATGTTCAGATAAGCTACTTGGACATATAATAGATGGGCTTGGGAATCCTTTAGACTGCGACAGTATATCTATGGATGGGGAAGAGTATTCACTAGAAAATGATGCGCCAGATCCATTAAAGAGAAAAAGAATAAAGGAAATAATGCCTACTGGAGTAAGAGCAATAGATGGTTTCTTGACTTGTGGGGATGGGCAGAGAATTGGCATCTTTGCAGGTAGTGGAGTTGGAAAAAGTACTACACTAGGAATGATAGCAAGAGAAGCAAAAGCTGATGTTAATGTTATTTCACTAATAGGTGAAAGAGGTAGAGAGGTTCTAGAATTTATAGAAAAAGATCTAGGACCAGAAGGTATGAAAAAATCTGTTGTAGTGTGTGCTACATCAGATAAACCGGCATTAATAAGACTCAAAGGAGCATTGACAGCTACAGCTATTGCTGAATACTTTAGAGATAAGGGTAAAAAAGTAATTCTTATGATGGATTCAGTTACAAGATTTGCAATGGCACAAAGAGAAGTTGGACTTGCAATAGGGGAGCCGCCAGCTACTAAAGGGTATACGCCTTCAGTATTTGCTAAATTACCTAAACTCATGGAGAGATCTGGAACATCTATAGATGGTTCAATAACTGCTTTTTATACAGTGCTTGTTGATGGAGATGATTTTAATGAGCCTATAGCAGATGCTGTTAGAGGAATATTAGATGGGCATATAGTTTTATCAAGAGCTTTAGCTCATAAAAATCATTATCCAGCTATTGATATTTTAAATAGCGTTAGTAGACTTATGAATACAATAGCGCCAAAAGAACACAAAGAAGCTGCATCTATGGCAAGAGATCTTTTAGCAACTTATAAGGACTCTGAGGATTTAATAAATATAGGGGCTTATGTTAAAGGAAGTAATAAAAAGATTGATATGGCAATTAACTATAATGAGGCATTAAATGATTTTCTATGTCAGGGAATTGATGAAAAAACGTCTTTTGAAGGTACACAAAATTCCTTAATATCAATGTTTAAATAG
- a CDS encoding FliH/SctL family protein: MQSSYRLIKKDFAKSGTSKVISTEYISKKAVSEEIEEEKEEEEIVVKAPQIDPEELLKRYEDIGQRIIQDAKNEKQIIVLRAQMDANASEKKAYEKGYAQGLENGYDDGYKKAYDETIESARAEAADIVNKAELMLKSAHENYERYLESKKNEIVKLALEIAENITKKTLSTNEAMNNIIEEAFKISKGEENVILKVNSTHVEELKLQVERWKVSYNIKNEIFVLADDFMEPGNAVLEKNSGIVKVGVDIGMEQMRKAIFG; this comes from the coding sequence ATGCAATCATCGTATAGATTAATAAAAAAGGACTTTGCAAAGTCAGGAACAAGTAAAGTTATTTCAACAGAGTATATTAGTAAAAAGGCAGTATCTGAAGAAATAGAAGAGGAAAAAGAGGAAGAAGAAATTGTAGTAAAAGCTCCACAGATTGATCCTGAAGAACTTCTAAAAAGGTATGAAGATATTGGGCAAAGGATAATACAGGATGCTAAAAATGAAAAGCAGATTATTGTTTTAAGAGCACAAATGGATGCCAATGCTTCAGAAAAAAAAGCATATGAAAAAGGATATGCTCAAGGATTAGAAAATGGATATGATGATGGATATAAGAAAGCTTATGATGAAACAATTGAAAGTGCAAGAGCAGAGGCGGCAGATATTGTTAATAAGGCAGAATTGATGCTAAAATCTGCTCATGAAAATTACGAGAGATATCTAGAAAGTAAGAAAAATGAAATAGTAAAGTTGGCACTAGAAATTGCGGAAAATATTACAAAGAAAACACTAAGTACCAATGAAGCGATGAATAATATTATTGAAGAAGCTTTTAAGATCTCAAAAGGAGAAGAAAATGTTATTTTAAAGGTGAATTCAACCCATGTTGAAGAATTAAAATTGCAGGTGGAAAGATGGAAGGTATCATACAATATAAAAAATGAAATCTTTGTACTTGCAGATGATTTTATGGAACCGGGAAATGCAGTTTTGGAAAAAAACAGTGGTATAGTAAAAGTAGGCGTGGATATTGGAATGGAACAAATGCGAAAAGCAATATTTGGATAA
- the fliG gene encoding flagellar motor switch protein FliG yields MSKEPSQLTGVHKAAILFITLGPEASSGILKKLPEADIQKITYEIANITSVTPEQREEILNEFYQMNKARDYIIEGGMDYAKTLLSKALGTQRASEILDKVSEATAQYRPFSIARKADSHQLLNVIISEQPQTIALILCYLQPDKAAQVMAELPEETQSEVAYRIATMSNTSPMVIKEIEAVLESKLSSVVRTEMTTLGGVETLVSILNAVDRTTEKNITEGLEREDAELADKVKSSMFVFEDIISLDDVSIQRILREVEVGDLALALKGCSDEVANSIYRNQSKRAAASLKEDMEFLGPVRLMDVEKAQQKIVSVIRRLDDANEIIIARGGEDAIIV; encoded by the coding sequence ATGTCAAAAGAACCAAGTCAATTGACAGGGGTGCATAAAGCAGCAATATTATTTATAACTCTTGGACCTGAAGCCTCATCTGGGATATTGAAAAAGCTACCAGAGGCGGATATTCAAAAAATAACTTATGAAATTGCTAATATTACGTCTGTTACTCCAGAACAAAGGGAAGAAATATTAAATGAATTTTATCAAATGAATAAAGCTAGAGATTATATAATTGAAGGCGGTATGGATTATGCTAAAACATTATTGTCAAAAGCATTAGGAACTCAAAGAGCAAGCGAAATACTTGATAAAGTATCAGAGGCAACGGCTCAATACAGACCTTTTTCAATTGCAAGAAAGGCAGATTCTCATCAATTATTAAATGTAATTATATCAGAGCAGCCTCAAACTATAGCTTTAATTCTATGCTACTTACAGCCAGATAAAGCAGCACAAGTTATGGCAGAGCTCCCAGAAGAGACGCAAAGTGAAGTTGCTTATAGAATAGCAACTATGAGCAATACGTCACCAATGGTAATTAAAGAAATTGAAGCCGTACTTGAGAGTAAGCTATCTTCAGTAGTAAGAACTGAAATGACAACTTTAGGTGGTGTAGAAACTTTAGTTAGCATATTAAATGCAGTTGATAGAACAACAGAAAAGAATATTACAGAAGGCTTAGAAAGAGAAGATGCAGAGCTTGCAGATAAAGTTAAGAGCTCAATGTTTGTATTTGAAGATATTATTTCTCTTGATGATGTATCTATCCAAAGAATTCTTCGAGAAGTGGAAGTTGGAGATCTTGCACTTGCACTTAAGGGATGTTCTGATGAAGTTGCAAATTCTATATATAGGAATCAGTCTAAGAGAGCTGCTGCTTCATTAAAGGAAGATATGGAATTCTTAGGACCAGTAAGGCTTATGGATGTTGAAAAAGCACAACAAAAGATTGTTTCTGTTATTAGAAGGTTAGATGATGCTAATGAAATCATCATTGCAAGAGGTGGAGAAGATGCAATCATCGTATAG
- the fliF gene encoding flagellar basal-body MS-ring/collar protein FliF: protein MKKLLEKVKGLLEKFKSKNKKIKAAIIVAIVAVIIAIISGIFYSSSNKYQVLFSDLDAADAQTVVNSLNEKKVDTKIDSNTNTIWVPKDQVDKLRLELAPTLTSGSKGYELMDSGSSFGMTDEEFKIKKVRMQQGELEKTIKSFPQVEEARVHITEAKDSVFVKDKEPGKAAVYLKLKKGTTIGEDQVKSIVALVSGATENIPRENIDVIDDNMNLLTKDINSDQGNSVSSETISKQQDAEKSYEDRMQKAIVSLLEPIVGKGKVKATVNVNLDFDSKQKTQTVVDPNKVIVSQENSKETNNSGSTTASQSPVDNNMSNTTTATNNNPSTSSKEDQKTNYEVGKSESKVISAPGEVKRLTASVMVDGNLDAATQQTLENAVGNAVGLDTLRGDKVSVVGMAFDTTAQDQAKSEIDAMNAEAATSSKNKMMIAAGILGALLLGIIIFFVAKRRKKKKEENEQLLNTLIDDTILPKEPDDVFEPIEFEAKTQKSHLEEEIKKYATEKPDQVVEIIKSWLTENER, encoded by the coding sequence ATGAAAAAACTTTTAGAAAAAGTTAAGGGGCTTTTGGAAAAGTTTAAATCCAAGAATAAGAAGATAAAAGCTGCTATAATAGTAGCAATCGTGGCAGTTATTATTGCAATTATAAGTGGGATTTTTTACTCATCTTCTAACAAATATCAAGTACTATTTTCTGATCTTGATGCAGCTGATGCTCAAACTGTCGTTAATAGTTTAAATGAAAAAAAAGTTGATACTAAAATAGATAGTAACACAAATACGATTTGGGTTCCTAAGGATCAAGTGGATAAATTAAGGTTGGAGCTAGCACCAACTTTGACATCTGGAAGTAAAGGCTATGAATTAATGGATAGTGGAAGTTCCTTTGGAATGACGGATGAAGAATTTAAAATAAAAAAAGTTAGAATGCAGCAAGGTGAGTTGGAAAAGACAATAAAAAGTTTTCCACAAGTAGAAGAAGCAAGAGTACATATAACTGAAGCTAAGGATTCTGTTTTTGTAAAGGACAAAGAACCTGGAAAAGCAGCAGTTTATCTAAAATTAAAAAAAGGGACAACTATTGGCGAAGATCAGGTTAAATCGATAGTAGCGTTAGTATCTGGGGCAACTGAAAACATACCTAGAGAAAACATAGATGTTATAGACGATAACATGAATTTACTTACTAAGGATATAAATTCTGATCAAGGTAATTCAGTAAGCTCTGAAACAATATCAAAGCAACAAGATGCCGAAAAATCTTATGAAGATAGAATGCAAAAGGCAATTGTTAGTTTATTGGAGCCAATCGTTGGTAAAGGTAAAGTTAAGGCTACTGTTAATGTGAATTTAGATTTTGACTCAAAACAAAAGACACAAACAGTAGTAGATCCGAATAAAGTAATTGTAAGCCAAGAAAATTCTAAGGAAACAAATAATTCAGGATCAACAACTGCAAGTCAAAGTCCTGTTGATAATAATATGAGTAACACAACTACAGCTACAAATAATAATCCTTCAACTTCAAGTAAAGAGGATCAGAAGACAAATTATGAAGTAGGTAAGAGTGAATCTAAAGTTATTAGTGCACCAGGTGAAGTTAAAAGGCTTACAGCGTCAGTTATGGTAGATGGAAATTTAGATGCCGCAACACAACAAACATTAGAAAATGCAGTTGGAAATGCAGTTGGATTAGATACACTTAGAGGAGATAAGGTTTCTGTGGTTGGAATGGCATTTGATACAACGGCTCAAGATCAAGCTAAGTCAGAAATTGATGCTATGAATGCAGAGGCAGCTACATCTAGTAAGAATAAGATGATGATTGCTGCAGGAATTTTAGGAGCATTGCTTTTAGGTATTATTATTTTCTTCGTTGCAAAGAGAAGAAAGAAGAAGAAAGAAGAAAATGAACAATTATTAAATACTTTAATTGATGATACTATATTACCTAAAGAACCAGATGATGTCTTTGAACCAATAGAATTTGAGGCTAAGACTCAAAAATCACATTTAGAAGAAGAGATAAAGAAATATGCAACAGAAAAACCAGATCAAGTAGTAGAAATAATCAAGTCATGGTTGACTGAAAATGAGAGGTGA
- the fliE gene encoding flagellar hook-basal body complex protein FliE, with product MRIEDKFAQNEIIFNNKFKDINNSKSNNESNNSVNFGDVLKKAVDDTNGKMTQADETATKFIKGDDVNIDEVMVKNQEASLSLQFLAQTRDKLLEGYNQLSRLQL from the coding sequence ATGAGAATAGAAGATAAGTTTGCACAAAATGAAATTATATTTAATAATAAATTTAAAGATATTAATAATAGCAAGAGCAATAATGAAAGCAATAACTCAGTTAATTTTGGAGATGTCTTAAAAAAGGCAGTAGATGATACCAACGGTAAGATGACACAAGCTGATGAAACTGCAACAAAGTTTATTAAAGGTGATGATGTTAATATTGATGAAGTTATGGTTAAGAATCAGGAGGCTAGTTTGAGTCTTCAGTTTTTAGCACAAACTAGAGACAAGTTATTGGAAGGATATAATCAATTATCGAGGTTGCAATTGTAG
- the flgC gene encoding flagellar basal body rod protein FlgC, whose product MNAFTSMQISATGLSAERLRMDTITSNMANASTTRSADGKGPYVRKVAVFQEALDANKNMAGVKAVKIENDPSPLRKVYDPTHPDADSNGYVTMPNVNVLNEMADMMVATRSYEANVDTFNSLKSMFSKALEIGK is encoded by the coding sequence ATGAATGCATTTACTTCTATGCAAATAAGTGCAACTGGTCTTTCAGCAGAAAGATTAAGAATGGATACTATAACGTCTAATATGGCTAATGCAAGTACAACAAGAAGTGCAGATGGTAAAGGACCATATGTAAGAAAAGTAGCTGTATTTCAAGAGGCCCTTGATGCTAATAAAAATATGGCTGGAGTTAAAGCCGTTAAAATTGAAAATGATCCATCACCTTTAAGAAAGGTATATGACCCAACGCATCCAGATGCAGATAGTAATGGATACGTTACAATGCCAAATGTGAATGTATTAAATGAAATGGCAGACATGATGGTAGCAACTAGATCTTACGAGGCAAATGTTGATACTTTTAATTCTTTAAAAAGCATGTTTTCAAAGGCTTTAGAAATTGGTAAGTAG
- the flgB gene encoding flagellar basal body rod protein FlgB has product MAIQSISSDATYELIKQGIKASNVRAKTIANNMANVNTKDYKRFNVVFEENLKNQGDFSKLELKRTNLRHLSSSDSNSGDNISIEQDKSTSMRSDGNNVDLDIEKVNQAANTLKYNALITQINGKFNSLKTVIK; this is encoded by the coding sequence ATGGCAATACAATCTATCAGTTCAGATGCTACTTATGAATTGATCAAACAAGGAATTAAAGCCTCAAATGTTAGAGCCAAAACAATTGCTAATAATATGGCAAATGTCAATACGAAGGATTATAAGAGATTTAATGTAGTATTCGAGGAAAATTTAAAGAACCAAGGAGATTTCTCAAAATTAGAGTTAAAACGCACTAATCTACGTCACCTTTCAAGTAGTGATTCAAATAGTGGTGATAATATATCAATTGAACAGGATAAGAGTACCAGTATGAGAAGTGATGGAAACAATGTTGACTTAGACATTGAAAAAGTAAATCAAGCAGCCAATACACTTAAATATAATGCTTTAATAACTCAAATAAATGGTAAATTTAATAGTTTGAAGACAGTTATTAAATAA
- a CDS encoding flagellin, whose translation MRLAHNMFSLSIYKTYKVRITDESKALNNISTGSKLSSAKDNPGKIGKNETLKIQVLTNDAASKNVQDTNSMMQTFDGSLQEINDNLSRIKELTVSAGSGTLTDSDKNNIQTEIDSIKADINSLANNTEFNGIKLSCTSASSLNLNPTQTIKSAIGNMSGESIDIPIFDLSTSNLGVDKLDINNVDSSLESVDKAIKMVGEIRSTYGSLQNRLEGTAEYLSSKDINIQTAQSRIGDADIAEEMMKYSKSQLLVNSSIGLMAQSNNFPKDCLNILANVK comes from the coding sequence TTGAGGCTTGCACATAATATGTTTTCTTTAAGTATATATAAAACATATAAAGTTAGAATCACAGATGAATCTAAAGCTCTTAATAATATAAGTACTGGAAGTAAATTAAGTTCAGCAAAAGATAATCCTGGAAAGATTGGAAAGAACGAGACCTTGAAGATACAGGTGTTAACAAATGACGCTGCAAGTAAAAATGTTCAAGATACTAATTCAATGATGCAAACATTTGATGGTTCTCTTCAGGAAATAAATGATAATTTATCTAGGATTAAGGAATTAACCGTTAGTGCTGGTTCGGGAACTTTAACTGATTCTGACAAAAATAATATTCAGACTGAAATTGATAGCATTAAAGCCGATATAAATTCTTTAGCAAATAATACAGAGTTCAATGGAATTAAGTTATCTTGTACTAGTGCTTCAAGCTTGAATTTAAATCCTACCCAAACAATAAAATCTGCCATTGGAAATATGTCGGGTGAGAGTATCGATATTCCTATATTTGATTTAAGTACATCTAATTTAGGAGTTGATAAGCTAGATATAAATAATGTGGATTCGTCACTTGAATCTGTTGATAAAGCTATTAAAATGGTAGGAGAAATCAGAAGTACATATGGTTCATTACAAAACAGGTTAGAAGGTACTGCAGAGTATTTAAGTAGTAAAGATATTAATATTCAAACAGCTCAAAGTAGAATTGGCGATGCAGATATTGCAGAAGAAATGATGAAATATTCGAAAAGTCAGCTGTTAGTTAATTCTTCAATTGGATTAATGGCACAAAGTAATAATTTTCCTAAAGATTGCCTAAACATTTTGGCTAATGTGAAATAA
- a CDS encoding YjfB family protein, translated as MDIAEMSVAMHQLSLQNSVSISVMKMAMNDGSKIVSDQIENMVGNDNMAMDDSKGNNIDIRV; from the coding sequence ATGGATATAGCTGAAATGTCAGTGGCTATGCATCAATTATCACTTCAAAATTCAGTGTCAATATCAGTTATGAAAATGGCTATGAATGATGGAAGTAAGATAGTAAGCGATCAAATAGAAAATATGGTGGGAAATGATAACATGGCAATGGATGATAGTAAGGGCAACAATATTGATATAAGAGTATAA
- a CDS encoding glycosyltransferase — protein sequence MLSLCMIVKNEEKNLRRCLSKVVGFIEDIIIVDTGSIDKTKTIAAEFTDKIYDFKWCSDFSKARNFSISKALNDWVLILDADEFILNFSREKINEFINEPLNRNNVGRIERINIMGDSGADKKYVERINRLFNKNYFQYSGSIHEQITDLEGNNYKSDNVSVTVEHIGYTYEVLNRTDKIKRNICMLMDAVKKDKEDPYIYYQLGKSYYMGKDYENSCVYFEKALTFELDSRLEYVEDLIETYGYSLINNCRYSDALILENYLEIYSNSSDFYFLMGLIHMNNGNFMKAIEMFLKCTNFSECKVGGITTYKSFYNIGIIYDVLGFREKAIGYYRMCGEYEPAKKRLD from the coding sequence ATGTTAAGCTTGTGTATGATAGTTAAAAATGAAGAGAAAAATCTTAGACGTTGCCTATCTAAGGTAGTTGGTTTCATAGAGGATATAATTATAGTAGATACTGGATCTATAGATAAAACAAAGACTATTGCAGCAGAATTTACTGATAAAATCTATGATTTTAAGTGGTGTAGTGATTTTTCAAAAGCTAGAAATTTCTCTATATCTAAGGCCTTAAATGATTGGGTGCTTATACTTGATGCAGATGAGTTTATTTTGAATTTTTCAAGGGAGAAAATAAATGAGTTTATAAATGAACCTTTAAATAGAAATAATGTTGGAAGAATTGAAAGAATCAATATAATGGGGGATTCTGGCGCCGATAAGAAATATGTTGAAAGAATAAATAGACTTTTTAATAAAAATTATTTTCAGTATAGTGGATCAATTCATGAACAGATTACAGATTTAGAAGGTAACAATTATAAGTCGGACAATGTAAGCGTGACTGTAGAACATATAGGGTATACATATGAAGTGCTAAATAGAACTGATAAGATTAAAAGAAACATATGTATGCTAATGGATGCTGTTAAAAAGGATAAAGAGGACCCATATATTTATTATCAGTTAGGGAAATCGTATTACATGGGAAAAGACTATGAGAATTCCTGTGTATATTTTGAAAAGGCATTAACTTTTGAGTTGGATTCTAGACTAGAGTATGTTGAGGACTTGATAGAAACTTATGGATACTCTCTAATTAATAACTGTAGATACTCAGACGCACTAATTTTAGAAAATTATCTTGAGATTTACTCAAATTCTTCAGATTTTTATTTCCTAATGGGACTTATACATATGAATAATGGCAATTTTATGAAAGCAATTGAGATGTTTTTAAAATGTACAAATTTTTCGGAATGCAAAGTTGGGGGAATAACTACATATAAATCATTTTATAACATAGGAATTATATATGATGTATTAGGATTTAGAGAAAAAGCTATAGGATATTATAGGATGTGTGGTGAATATGAGCCGGCAAAGAAAAGGCTTGATTAA
- a CDS encoding protoporphyrinogen/coproporphyrinogen oxidase: MGKYVILGGGIAGMACGYFLGSDSCTVYEKDDDYGGLCGSTKINNFTFDKGLHLSFAKSEQVREVFHQTDYFKYNPEPYNYYNGLWIKHPVQNNLYKLSTDEKVQCIKSFLEREDSKQDFENYEEWLYAQYGKYISDKFPKIYTKKYWCDDARNLETKWINNRMYSPNIEEILHGAMSDNTKDVYYVKEMRYPKIGGYKSFLNPLIRDLDIKLNKKAILIDGIHRYVEFSDDSRVYYENLISSIPLPELIKILKDVPDEVVNASKKLIATSMKIISVGFRRPDINNKLWFYIYDEDILPARAHSPNLKSVHNVPNGYSSMQFEVYESPYKKNAMNDNDLCEHIEKCIVEMKIADKNDILFIDVKSIQYANIVFYKNIYECREIVRNYLNKIGINCIGRFGEWDYLWSDQSFFSGMNMAFKLKNERDIG, from the coding sequence ATGGGTAAGTACGTTATATTAGGTGGAGGAATTGCTGGAATGGCTTGTGGCTATTTTTTAGGAAGTGATTCATGTACTGTATATGAAAAAGATGATGATTATGGTGGTTTGTGTGGCAGCACAAAAATAAATAATTTTACTTTTGATAAAGGTCTTCATTTATCTTTTGCAAAATCAGAACAGGTTAGAGAGGTTTTTCATCAAACAGATTATTTTAAATATAATCCAGAGCCATACAATTACTATAATGGATTATGGATTAAGCACCCTGTCCAAAATAATTTATATAAATTATCGACTGACGAAAAAGTACAATGTATAAAATCATTTTTGGAAAGAGAAGATTCAAAACAAGATTTTGAAAACTATGAAGAATGGCTTTATGCACAATATGGCAAATATATTTCTGATAAGTTTCCAAAGATATACACAAAAAAATACTGGTGTGATGATGCAAGGAATTTAGAAACAAAATGGATAAATAATAGAATGTATAGCCCTAATATAGAAGAAATACTGCATGGTGCTATGAGTGATAATACGAAAGATGTATATTATGTAAAAGAAATGAGATATCCAAAGATTGGTGGATACAAAAGCTTTTTAAATCCATTAATTCGGGATTTAGATATCAAATTAAATAAGAAAGCTATATTAATCGATGGAATACATAGGTATGTTGAATTTAGTGATGATAGCAGAGTTTATTATGAGAATTTAATAAGCAGTATTCCTTTGCCAGAACTAATTAAAATATTAAAAGATGTTCCGGATGAAGTGGTCAATGCTTCTAAAAAGTTGATAGCTACATCTATGAAAATAATATCTGTAGGATTTAGAAGACCAGACATTAATAATAAATTATGGTTCTATATATATGATGAGGATATTTTACCAGCAAGAGCACATTCCCCAAACTTAAAATCAGTACATAATGTTCCAAACGGATATAGTTCTATGCAGTTTGAAGTGTATGAATCACCATATAAAAAAAATGCTATGAATGATAATGATTTATGTGAGCATATAGAAAAATGTATAGTTGAAATGAAAATAGCAGATAAAAATGATATACTTTTTATAGATGTAAAAAGTATACAGTATGCCAATATTGTTTTTTATAAGAATATATATGAGTGCAGGGAAATAGTTCGTAATTACTTAAACAAAATTGGAATAAATTGCATCGGAAGATTTGGAGAATGGGATTATCTGTGGAGTGATCAGAGTTTTTTTAGTGGAATGAATATGGCGTTTAAGTTAAAAAATGAAAGAGATATTGGATAA